In Thalassoglobus sp. JC818, a single window of DNA contains:
- a CDS encoding VIT domain-containing protein codes for MTDSSLPNHRDENDSSSSDEDRQFEELLGSLEISTADVDLQRLSEIRQIASQSFKDIHSGDVPSERSVRTASLSIHESVPQPKWTSSMRTLLLAATTAMAIVIGWFATTSSTQASLLTVGEVIEELDQAESLELTVRKGNDIAKVLISESSRVRWQDSPLQYRIARGSRLWQVKASDEEPVVTNVSRNPWQRDDGRVDVLSLLGVPLSDRVRELKAQPEGFDSYAGTECRVFRTLIKDQGESLRLQIYVDTESNALKGLVLREWGSPSTRLPIGELTLLHRNVPVDEDRFRVPVHLKEEDRIGTLTDFQGLVSIRPLGNQRWTPIVNDITLRVGDWCRTEVRGANAVTLEMTSGNKLILGPGTLIELVSESQVRVVSGWLQVSHLDSNSPEIAVIGPDREKTTVNEVGKHLFRVDRTNSLVEVTSTPNWLAGYEGTEAADSVGELIVEVDGRSTPLTIGEHHVSVEIRDQIARTTIEETFVNHTDSRLEGKFRFPLPQDASISGFGMWIHGELIEADIVEKQRAREIYETILREKRDPGLLEWTGGNVFQARVFPIEPHSEKRIKITYTQVLPLQGDRFRYSYGLRSELLQKNPVRDLSIRCLIHSRVPLSAVDCPTHPCRTTLTEHSAELEFSSQEYRPQSDFEVVCDVSQRENDVIMIPHRRGEDGYFLLQLMPPDIGGEWTRSVVGNSEPIEIILLCDTSGSIDEVMRTRQLDFVRTLLGALGEEDRVQVATTDVTTDWITEGFQTPDDQLMDVLEEQLEERVSLGWTDLERAMDSVLQRASAKSQVIYLGDGIVATHQSDPAEFAQRANRLVEKHFPQDRSRNQPGDLPAFHAVSLGSTYESTVLSGLSRIGSGSMRQISGEVTARRAALDLLQELTSPGLKNVEVDFQGVRVAGVYPESLPNVPLGTQQTIVGRFLPTQEMQLGQVIVTGTQDGQPVRYVARIQIDPSEDGNSFIPRLWARAHLDHLLQQGTTQQIQDEVIALSEEFHIITPYTSLLVLETDEDRERFGVKKRFGMRDGERFFADGKTAANEELKQKQMQTAGSWRLGLMRQFQQSLSQYGRGNENFDVFSQNALEGASFDEYLGTRVRSGRLLGLPENQTYWGATRSYENSRRSDLMFGMRFSRQETWDFQNVELFESKLGQEHFGRTSERYEDRSGFYDFKPSRGREDFILRDHTQWFDNLNGRSLDKGIPLDSSRGVQLPALRQQGLYAGTRFQFVDDYDGYAGRGGSGVRSESLAQISLFVRPQILSRGWSESLLGESLYFDNGFRRPQQSQLPWIRLFPQLDIAKSETAPAEESRTWSDEAIELTDSLLRIDALQALNGGIQVKQSARTWDDRFDRLVPKSESTVVWSPDAWASLKSGVNQEAVVNWKSGTTLGVFSHALHLGQKLEIPDEFEEGIPLPLQDYSLTRLSREYRDWTAEVTSESEEFKTLQLTHPTELLILKYEIDPQKKVLLNWERIRDGVVELRVEFRNFVLIADRWWATEVESSVPSQPEHPLAVTSYEISGLERFDFESQLEEVMQGRKNVLELSLPLPKVSAARTAIQEGKGTAEDQFVMLCHYGTTQRWAQVFEHLRSLEQLAVDQNGSRWLRISIEKSSGRREDARQTLVEILKQLGETASTEQGIRPVGELDRVRHALAEVYPIIGWPPYRPVVENVRPNFAHQPDSHYAMLDWYERWQAVLNRTDQGGEELALSRKLTEEYPENVDLQIAHSQLLVRSGQQSEAEQFLTERIELGDHWQEWELIRLRETYADLLSNTGKKTELLAFLEQWMNVESTPTSVYARYLAAKISLEQIEDAENLVRDWLAIARQEGELSLLDRRKVDAAIQFAFGGGHGLNRANGMDNKWLPELLRTATYCLDHADRQPIVHAIATAGSFSETDEGDRFRWEVLQRMLADDGLALDQWLQFQTYLERWRLLVIDGDDRIEIRQITDEEWQTIRNHSYKRWNSESRQSDRYRLGEALQKLLDGHFPNESVEFFRERISSGPADYRNQIRNQFFDSLLTKAWTQDIEDEAFAVWKDLAANDAALPAKIQTQVPALKRCVDAMIQNRILKEQSQNQDRGDLQELTRSELAEQQQQAVENSYRGLALSLSRLGEKLQSENSVLYEWVELEQIRLNGFLGEKLDASLTKCWEFINDREYLDSLATDFDESTETNEEVWNRWNDLLLRERALHTVISLSLHKSTTDAQVQTLLSFVNRQIDQAIEEQDQRDEDSDEQEPAADLTTPWKQLKFQLLIVFDRPQELVTELKQWSASIPGNDWDRHLALLHAEQGEIDAAIQRYESIQASGELTASELRLLSDWYLLADEKELSRKTRFDSYWAMSENELLRELNNATRQLQSGQSTTSIDDDTLLCIQALTEKSGSAGSYYGHLSQLYAFTRDFRILKFVPDSILGTTQHRVYQGLQSFRNIMLNQLQEEAAADEMIAHLQKLQQQIQSGVVPRGADSNQRSLSLDLRALDLMEAMIEGKAATVPNQPGSHARSAAAALQRAFQHDWEKGERLQYANFLSQFETLENRAINADLRHVHETRESQLLSLYEDSAIGTHERAEIARIYATFRFQQSSDKDGALRFFENALDELAISHGGFIPFQSNGLVRSYAQLLEEVGQFYAAEQFVLKQRNALDSQTQQWVYEEYLTELYDHALRQNARVSLGEGEELSHAVLDRLGNLVARAGDREQREILLKISNTFVYLCHRSRTFNEDVVTRFENWANHELPKLLGPFESNDSGVINKVAEDLSNSVHPAVALEFLLDRFDEFPESLIFYRQDPWNVFGAKLASLREETSRKSGEGERKRITLLEQRLLKIALDQLRTELIQQRSPYQFIFHRYYAHYWSEKSDDFARMAQQVLRERSESPRTILYISVYLFEGLNQRDAAALTLSAAAERGLLDQAGFRKLVDNLHAVDQYRESIPFLKELRKEFPDDVSLWVQQIRAHARIGEWLETETLLTEAQEHFHRQGRWIEQNMIALANVFTEVGSHKLAAQFYEAAIALHQRSQPDRGIGNGVLSEYYRDLSKVYLRRDEPLKALDAASGAVVSWGRNQNNRDAAIENLRTTIAELSDLDVVVEELDRRADDSGADSPLIRKEIGRVWLQRKQYSKAVRQLKLAEELSSEDDEIQTLLVEAFDATGDREAAIQQRLVRIERNRHDLEAYIDLVHYPGVNSLLAERAATSIVESDPNGSATHQRLAEYRVKLQRWAEAIRHWERVIELSRNDPAGLIGLANTQIASGALDEAQETLRLLESTDWADHFENVDDEIKTIRAKLDGQRIQNLR; via the coding sequence ATGACTGACTCGTCACTCCCGAATCATCGAGATGAAAACGATTCGTCTTCCTCAGATGAAGACCGACAATTTGAAGAGCTGCTGGGAAGTCTTGAAATCTCGACCGCTGATGTCGATCTCCAACGCCTCAGCGAAATACGGCAAATCGCCAGCCAGTCTTTCAAAGATATTCACTCGGGCGACGTTCCGAGTGAACGGTCTGTGCGAACTGCTTCCCTTTCGATTCACGAATCGGTGCCCCAGCCAAAGTGGACAAGCTCCATGAGAACCCTTCTTCTCGCAGCGACGACAGCGATGGCAATTGTCATCGGTTGGTTTGCAACGACTTCCAGCACTCAGGCGTCGCTTCTCACGGTGGGAGAAGTTATTGAAGAACTCGATCAGGCAGAGTCGCTGGAGCTGACTGTCCGAAAAGGTAACGACATCGCCAAAGTTCTCATTTCGGAGTCGAGTCGCGTTCGTTGGCAGGACTCGCCGCTTCAATATCGGATTGCACGTGGATCAAGGCTCTGGCAAGTCAAAGCTTCCGACGAAGAACCAGTCGTCACCAACGTGTCTCGGAATCCGTGGCAGCGAGACGATGGCAGAGTCGATGTTCTTTCGCTTCTGGGAGTGCCACTTTCCGATCGCGTACGAGAACTGAAAGCGCAACCGGAAGGCTTCGATTCGTACGCTGGGACGGAGTGTCGTGTCTTTCGTACGTTGATCAAGGATCAGGGAGAATCGCTGCGATTGCAGATCTATGTCGATACAGAATCGAATGCCCTCAAGGGACTCGTGCTCCGGGAATGGGGAAGTCCGTCGACGAGATTGCCAATCGGGGAACTGACACTTTTGCATCGCAATGTGCCGGTTGATGAAGACCGGTTTCGCGTGCCGGTGCATCTCAAGGAAGAAGATCGGATTGGGACGCTGACCGATTTTCAGGGGCTCGTCTCAATCCGTCCATTAGGCAATCAGCGTTGGACACCGATCGTCAACGACATCACTTTGCGGGTCGGGGACTGGTGCCGAACTGAAGTTCGAGGAGCCAACGCAGTCACTCTCGAAATGACTTCCGGAAACAAACTCATTCTCGGACCGGGTACGCTCATCGAGTTAGTTTCAGAATCCCAGGTTCGTGTGGTTTCCGGATGGCTACAAGTCTCTCATCTCGACTCGAACAGCCCCGAAATTGCGGTCATTGGCCCGGATCGCGAGAAGACCACCGTCAATGAGGTTGGAAAACATCTGTTCCGAGTTGATCGAACGAACTCGCTCGTCGAGGTCACTTCCACACCGAATTGGTTGGCTGGTTACGAAGGAACGGAAGCAGCGGATTCGGTTGGAGAACTGATTGTCGAGGTTGATGGACGGTCGACACCACTGACCATCGGGGAACATCACGTATCGGTCGAAATTCGAGATCAAATCGCTCGAACGACGATTGAAGAGACCTTCGTGAATCACACCGACTCCCGCCTTGAAGGGAAGTTCCGTTTCCCGCTGCCGCAAGATGCTTCGATCAGCGGGTTCGGCATGTGGATTCATGGAGAACTGATTGAAGCGGACATCGTTGAAAAACAGCGAGCCAGAGAGATCTACGAAACCATTCTCCGAGAGAAACGTGATCCGGGGCTTCTGGAGTGGACCGGTGGGAACGTCTTTCAGGCTCGGGTTTTTCCGATCGAACCGCATTCGGAAAAACGCATCAAAATCACTTACACCCAAGTCTTGCCGCTTCAGGGAGATCGTTTTCGTTACAGCTACGGATTACGAAGTGAACTTCTGCAAAAGAACCCGGTTCGCGACTTGAGTATCCGTTGCCTGATTCACTCTCGAGTTCCTCTTAGTGCTGTCGATTGTCCGACGCATCCGTGTCGCACGACGCTCACAGAACACTCCGCAGAACTGGAATTCAGCAGTCAGGAATACCGTCCTCAGTCAGATTTTGAGGTCGTGTGCGATGTCAGTCAGCGCGAGAACGACGTCATCATGATTCCACATCGTCGCGGGGAAGATGGATACTTTCTACTACAGCTCATGCCTCCAGACATTGGCGGTGAATGGACCCGTTCTGTTGTTGGAAACTCCGAACCGATTGAGATCATTCTGCTCTGTGACACATCCGGTTCGATCGACGAGGTGATGAGAACGCGGCAATTGGATTTCGTCCGCACGTTGCTTGGAGCTCTCGGAGAAGAAGATCGAGTGCAGGTCGCCACGACAGACGTTACGACCGATTGGATCACCGAAGGGTTTCAGACTCCAGATGATCAACTGATGGACGTCCTTGAAGAGCAGCTTGAAGAGAGAGTCTCTTTAGGATGGACAGATCTCGAACGGGCAATGGATTCTGTGCTGCAACGAGCATCTGCCAAGTCGCAGGTCATCTATCTCGGCGACGGAATCGTGGCAACACATCAGAGCGATCCGGCCGAGTTTGCGCAGCGTGCGAATCGACTCGTTGAGAAACACTTCCCTCAAGATCGTTCGCGAAACCAACCGGGCGACCTGCCAGCATTTCACGCGGTCAGTCTGGGCTCAACGTATGAGTCGACAGTTCTTTCGGGGCTGAGTCGAATCGGCTCCGGGTCGATGCGTCAGATTTCGGGCGAGGTGACAGCGAGACGTGCGGCTTTGGATCTACTGCAGGAACTGACTTCACCAGGACTGAAAAACGTTGAGGTCGATTTTCAAGGTGTGCGAGTCGCAGGTGTTTATCCTGAGTCGCTCCCCAATGTTCCACTGGGAACTCAGCAAACGATTGTTGGTCGATTTCTTCCAACTCAAGAAATGCAACTCGGTCAGGTGATCGTCACGGGAACGCAAGATGGCCAACCTGTTCGTTATGTAGCTCGCATTCAAATCGACCCCAGCGAAGACGGAAACTCATTCATTCCCCGATTGTGGGCTCGGGCTCACCTCGATCATCTCCTGCAACAGGGAACAACTCAACAGATTCAGGACGAAGTGATCGCACTGTCGGAAGAGTTTCACATCATCACGCCGTACACGTCCTTGCTTGTCCTCGAAACGGACGAAGATCGCGAACGCTTCGGAGTGAAAAAGCGATTCGGGATGCGCGATGGCGAACGCTTTTTTGCTGACGGAAAGACTGCCGCAAATGAGGAGTTGAAGCAAAAGCAGATGCAGACCGCCGGCAGCTGGCGGCTGGGATTAATGCGGCAGTTTCAGCAGTCCTTAAGCCAATACGGGCGAGGCAATGAAAACTTCGATGTCTTTTCGCAGAACGCGCTCGAAGGAGCTTCGTTCGATGAATACCTCGGAACAAGAGTCCGCTCAGGTCGATTGCTTGGGCTCCCTGAGAATCAGACTTACTGGGGAGCGACGAGATCGTATGAGAACTCCCGACGTTCAGACTTGATGTTCGGAATGCGTTTCTCCAGGCAAGAGACCTGGGATTTTCAGAACGTGGAGCTGTTCGAATCGAAATTGGGACAGGAACACTTTGGACGGACGAGTGAACGATATGAAGACCGTAGCGGATTTTATGATTTCAAGCCGAGTAGAGGTCGAGAGGACTTCATTCTACGAGACCACACTCAATGGTTCGACAATCTCAATGGACGATCACTCGACAAGGGCATCCCTCTTGATTCATCAAGAGGAGTCCAGCTTCCAGCACTGCGACAACAGGGGCTCTACGCTGGAACGAGATTTCAGTTTGTCGATGATTACGACGGATATGCTGGAAGAGGTGGATCAGGCGTACGATCTGAGAGTCTCGCCCAAATCAGCCTGTTTGTGCGTCCTCAAATATTGTCACGAGGGTGGTCCGAATCGCTTCTCGGAGAGAGTTTGTATTTCGACAATGGATTCCGTCGACCGCAGCAATCTCAACTGCCGTGGATCCGTCTCTTCCCACAGCTTGACATTGCCAAGAGTGAAACTGCTCCGGCTGAAGAAAGTCGAACATGGTCTGACGAAGCCATTGAACTTACGGACAGCCTGCTCAGAATTGACGCGCTCCAGGCGTTGAACGGCGGCATCCAAGTCAAACAGAGCGCTCGAACTTGGGATGACCGCTTTGATCGCCTCGTTCCAAAGAGTGAATCCACCGTCGTCTGGTCTCCCGATGCCTGGGCTTCTCTGAAGAGCGGAGTCAATCAGGAAGCAGTGGTCAACTGGAAAAGTGGAACGACACTCGGAGTCTTCTCGCATGCTCTGCATCTCGGGCAGAAACTCGAAATCCCTGACGAGTTCGAGGAAGGAATTCCACTTCCGCTTCAGGACTATTCACTGACGAGACTCTCGCGGGAGTACCGTGACTGGACGGCCGAAGTCACGTCGGAGTCGGAAGAGTTCAAGACTCTTCAGCTGACTCATCCGACTGAACTGCTGATTCTGAAATATGAAATCGACCCGCAAAAGAAGGTTCTTCTGAACTGGGAACGGATTCGCGACGGCGTCGTGGAGTTAAGAGTCGAATTCCGAAACTTCGTGTTGATTGCCGATCGCTGGTGGGCAACGGAAGTGGAATCTTCCGTCCCATCTCAGCCGGAGCATCCCCTCGCAGTGACGAGCTACGAAATCTCTGGACTTGAGCGGTTCGATTTCGAATCGCAACTCGAAGAAGTGATGCAAGGCCGAAAAAATGTTCTGGAGCTGTCGCTACCGCTTCCCAAAGTTTCCGCCGCGCGGACTGCCATTCAAGAGGGGAAAGGCACAGCTGAAGATCAATTCGTCATGTTGTGTCATTACGGAACGACGCAACGCTGGGCTCAAGTCTTCGAACATCTCCGGTCCCTCGAACAACTCGCTGTTGATCAGAATGGAAGCAGATGGCTCCGAATTTCAATCGAAAAGAGTTCCGGTCGACGGGAAGACGCTCGGCAAACGCTTGTTGAGATCCTGAAGCAATTGGGTGAGACAGCAAGCACGGAACAGGGAATACGACCGGTCGGCGAACTTGATCGAGTCAGACATGCTCTCGCCGAGGTCTATCCAATCATCGGCTGGCCTCCGTATCGCCCGGTCGTCGAAAACGTTCGTCCAAATTTCGCCCATCAACCGGACTCTCATTATGCGATGCTCGATTGGTATGAGCGGTGGCAGGCAGTGCTCAATCGGACGGATCAGGGCGGAGAAGAACTGGCTCTGTCTCGGAAATTGACAGAAGAGTATCCGGAAAACGTCGATCTACAGATCGCACACTCACAACTATTGGTACGAAGCGGTCAACAAAGCGAAGCGGAGCAGTTTCTCACGGAACGAATCGAACTTGGAGACCATTGGCAGGAATGGGAACTCATTCGTCTTCGTGAAACGTATGCAGACCTGTTGTCGAATACGGGGAAGAAAACGGAGCTGCTGGCGTTTCTCGAGCAATGGATGAACGTGGAATCGACTCCAACGAGTGTCTATGCACGTTATCTCGCAGCGAAAATCTCGCTCGAACAGATTGAGGACGCGGAGAATCTCGTCCGAGACTGGCTCGCCATTGCTCGTCAGGAAGGCGAACTGTCGCTACTTGATCGGAGAAAAGTCGACGCTGCAATCCAATTCGCATTCGGCGGAGGGCACGGCCTCAATCGGGCGAATGGAATGGACAACAAGTGGTTGCCGGAACTCTTGCGAACTGCCACGTACTGCCTCGATCATGCTGACCGGCAACCGATTGTTCATGCAATTGCAACAGCCGGATCATTTTCGGAGACCGATGAAGGAGACCGTTTCCGATGGGAAGTCCTTCAGCGAATGCTCGCGGACGACGGGCTTGCGCTTGATCAGTGGTTACAGTTTCAGACATATCTCGAGCGCTGGCGACTTCTTGTTATTGACGGTGATGACAGAATCGAAATCCGGCAGATCACCGACGAAGAATGGCAGACGATCAGAAATCACAGCTACAAACGCTGGAACTCCGAATCTCGACAGTCGGATCGCTATCGACTCGGTGAGGCGTTGCAGAAGTTGCTGGACGGACATTTCCCGAATGAATCCGTGGAATTTTTCCGAGAACGGATTTCCTCCGGACCAGCGGACTACCGAAACCAAATACGAAATCAATTCTTCGATTCGCTTCTGACGAAAGCGTGGACACAGGATATTGAGGACGAAGCTTTCGCAGTCTGGAAAGATCTCGCTGCGAACGATGCGGCGCTGCCAGCCAAGATTCAAACTCAAGTTCCAGCATTGAAGCGTTGCGTCGATGCCATGATCCAGAACCGGATTCTGAAGGAACAATCCCAAAATCAGGATCGCGGTGACCTTCAGGAACTGACACGCAGTGAACTTGCTGAACAACAGCAGCAAGCTGTCGAAAATTCATACAGAGGACTCGCTTTAAGCTTGAGTCGACTCGGCGAGAAGCTTCAATCGGAAAACTCGGTGCTTTATGAATGGGTCGAACTGGAACAGATTCGCCTGAACGGTTTCCTCGGCGAAAAGCTCGACGCATCGCTCACCAAGTGCTGGGAATTCATTAATGACCGCGAATACCTCGACTCTTTAGCGACGGACTTCGATGAGTCGACGGAGACGAATGAAGAGGTGTGGAATCGATGGAACGACCTCCTGCTGCGAGAGCGCGCGTTGCATACGGTGATTTCACTGTCGCTTCACAAGTCGACGACCGATGCGCAGGTTCAGACACTTCTGTCGTTCGTCAATCGTCAAATTGATCAGGCAATCGAAGAGCAGGATCAGCGAGATGAAGATTCCGATGAACAGGAACCAGCCGCTGACCTAACCACACCGTGGAAGCAACTGAAGTTCCAACTGCTGATTGTTTTCGATCGTCCTCAAGAATTAGTCACTGAACTCAAGCAATGGTCAGCCAGCATTCCCGGGAACGATTGGGATCGTCATCTGGCTCTATTGCATGCAGAGCAGGGAGAGATTGATGCTGCGATTCAACGCTATGAATCAATTCAGGCAAGCGGTGAACTGACGGCAAGTGAACTGCGATTGCTGAGTGATTGGTACTTACTTGCCGATGAAAAAGAACTCTCCCGCAAGACGCGTTTCGATTCGTATTGGGCGATGTCCGAGAACGAATTGTTGCGTGAACTGAACAATGCAACTCGTCAGCTTCAGAGTGGACAGTCGACCACTTCGATCGACGATGACACATTGTTGTGTATTCAGGCTTTGACGGAGAAGTCGGGATCGGCAGGCTCTTACTACGGTCATCTATCACAGCTTTACGCGTTCACCCGTGACTTCCGCATCCTCAAGTTCGTTCCCGATTCAATTCTTGGGACGACACAACACCGGGTCTATCAGGGGTTGCAGAGTTTCCGAAACATCATGTTGAACCAACTCCAGGAAGAAGCTGCTGCAGATGAAATGATCGCGCACTTACAGAAGTTGCAGCAACAAATTCAAAGCGGTGTCGTTCCTCGAGGTGCTGACAGCAACCAGAGATCGTTGAGCCTGGACTTGAGAGCACTGGACCTGATGGAAGCGATGATCGAAGGGAAAGCAGCGACCGTTCCGAATCAACCGGGGTCGCACGCAAGGTCTGCCGCAGCGGCGCTACAAAGAGCGTTTCAACATGACTGGGAAAAGGGCGAACGCTTGCAGTACGCGAATTTCCTCTCGCAATTTGAAACTCTCGAAAATCGCGCGATCAATGCTGACCTTCGTCACGTTCACGAAACGCGTGAATCACAACTTCTCAGCCTTTATGAAGACTCCGCGATCGGCACTCACGAACGTGCGGAGATTGCCAGAATCTATGCGACTTTCCGTTTTCAGCAATCGAGCGACAAAGACGGTGCTCTGCGGTTCTTCGAGAACGCACTCGATGAACTGGCAATCAGCCACGGAGGGTTCATTCCATTTCAGTCGAATGGGCTCGTCCGATCTTATGCACAACTCCTGGAAGAGGTTGGGCAGTTCTACGCAGCGGAGCAGTTCGTCCTCAAGCAGCGGAACGCACTCGACAGCCAGACTCAACAATGGGTCTACGAAGAATATCTGACAGAACTCTACGACCACGCACTTCGCCAAAACGCTCGCGTGAGCCTCGGAGAAGGTGAAGAGTTATCGCATGCAGTACTCGATAGACTTGGGAACCTCGTTGCTCGGGCAGGTGATCGCGAACAGCGAGAAATCTTGCTCAAAATCTCAAACACCTTCGTTTATCTCTGCCATCGTTCCAGAACATTCAACGAGGACGTGGTTACAAGATTCGAAAACTGGGCCAATCACGAACTCCCGAAACTCCTTGGTCCATTCGAATCGAATGATTCAGGCGTCATCAATAAGGTCGCCGAAGACCTTTCAAACTCGGTCCATCCAGCTGTAGCACTTGAGTTTCTTCTTGACCGATTCGACGAGTTTCCCGAGTCGCTCATCTTCTACAGGCAAGACCCGTGGAATGTGTTCGGGGCAAAACTTGCGAGTTTGCGTGAAGAGACAAGCCGCAAATCGGGAGAGGGCGAACGTAAACGAATTACACTTCTTGAACAGCGTCTTCTTAAAATTGCCCTCGATCAACTGCGAACAGAATTAATTCAGCAGCGATCTCCGTATCAATTCATTTTTCACCGATACTATGCACATTACTGGTCAGAAAAATCCGATGACTTTGCTCGCATGGCGCAGCAAGTGTTGCGAGAACGAAGCGAGTCTCCGCGGACAATTCTCTATATCTCAGTGTATTTGTTTGAAGGCCTCAATCAACGCGATGCAGCAGCTTTAACTCTTAGCGCCGCTGCTGAGCGAGGATTACTTGATCAAGCCGGATTTCGAAAACTGGTTGACAACCTTCACGCTGTCGACCAGTACCGCGAATCGATTCCGTTCTTGAAAGAACTTCGAAAGGAGTTTCCGGACGACGTCAGCCTGTGGGTGCAGCAGATTCGCGCACATGCTCGCATTGGCGAATGGCTGGAGACAGAGACTCTGCTCACTGAAGCTCAGGAACACTTTCATCGTCAGGGGCGATGGATCGAGCAGAACATGATTGCACTCGCGAACGTTTTCACCGAAGTCGGCAGTCACAAACTTGCTGCTCAGTTCTATGAGGCAGCGATCGCGCTCCATCAGCGTTCACAGCCCGATCGAGGGATCGGGAATGGAGTTCTTTCGGAGTATTATCGAGATTTGTCGAAGGTCTATCTTCGACGTGATGAACCGTTGAAAGCACTCGATGCAGCCAGCGGAGCAGTGGTCAGTTGGGGGCGCAATCAGAACAATCGTGACGCTGCCATCGAAAATCTTCGTACGACCATCGCGGAACTCTCCGATCTCGATGTTGTTGTTGAAGAACTTGATCGACGGGCTGATGATTCAGGAGCAGACAGTCCTTTGATTCGTAAGGAAATTGGAAGAGTCTGGCTTCAGCGAAAGCAGTATTCGAAGGCCGTTCGGCAACTGAAACTCGCGGAAGAATTGTCATCAGAGGACGATGAAATTCAAACACTGCTTGTCGAAGCGTTCGATGCGACTGGCGATCGCGAAGCTGCGATACAACAACGTCTCGTTCGTATCGAGCGAAATCGTCATGACTTGGAAGCCTATATTGACCTCGTTCACTATCCAGGAGTTAATTCACTGCTTGCTGAACGGGCAGCGACATCCATCGTCGAATCGGATCCGAACGGCTCAGCGACTCATCAGCGTTTGGCCGAGTATCGAGTGAAACTACAACGCTGGGCAGAAGCGATTCGGCATTGGGAACGCGTTATTGAACTTAGCCGAAACGATCCGGCAGGCTTGATTGGACTCGCCAATACACAGATCGCTTCGGGTGCACTCGACGAAGCTCAGGAAACACTTCGCCTGTTAGAGTCGACTGATTGGGCGGACCATTTCGAAAACGTTGATGACGAAATCAAAACCATCCGTGCAAAGTTGGACGGTCAGCGAATTCAGAACCTACGTTAG
- a CDS encoding sigma-70 family RNA polymerase sigma factor, with translation MDGHLKNQTPSLAQSHENDLVARVRSGDQSAWESLYDRHSVRVWKYVARLLGEPGETVAEVVQEVFLAAIKGIDHYDNQIGTVWQWLTGIAHRQVADHFRRKARHRREKEPAVVRHVSMIAQADELSENPVAALQQSEVAERVRMVLGEISSEYAALLMARYMDRRSVQELQELFSGSSNSIRSKLRRARAEFQQAYLRVEERGGQSND, from the coding sequence ATGGACGGCCATTTGAAGAACCAGACGCCCAGCCTCGCTCAGTCTCATGAAAACGATCTCGTTGCGCGCGTGCGTTCCGGTGATCAGAGTGCCTGGGAGTCACTCTACGATCGACATTCGGTCAGGGTTTGGAAGTATGTCGCCCGACTGCTTGGTGAACCCGGAGAAACGGTCGCTGAGGTCGTTCAGGAAGTCTTTCTGGCGGCGATCAAAGGGATCGATCACTACGACAATCAGATCGGCACCGTCTGGCAATGGTTGACGGGAATCGCCCATCGGCAGGTTGCGGACCACTTTCGCAGGAAAGCACGACACCGCCGGGAGAAAGAACCTGCGGTCGTCCGACATGTCTCGATGATCGCCCAAGCAGATGAGTTGTCTGAAAACCCGGTCGCAGCTCTTCAACAGAGTGAAGTTGCCGAGCGAGTCCGGATGGTGCTGGGTGAAATATCCAGCGAATACGCAGCACTGCTGATGGCACGTTACATGGATCGACGCAGTGTTCAGGAGCTTCAGGAATTGTTCAGCGGATCTTCGAATTCCATCCGTTCAAAGTTGAGACGTGCTCGAGCGGAATTCCAGCAGGCATATCTTCGAGTCGAGGAAAGAGGAGGGCAATCAAATGACTGA
- a CDS encoding Arc family DNA-binding protein translates to MARESFLLRTDPKILDALRRWADEDLRSANGQLEFILREALKKAGRLPERETPPSKDEK, encoded by the coding sequence ATGGCACGTGAGTCTTTTTTGCTGAGAACCGACCCGAAAATCCTCGACGCTTTGCGTCGCTGGGCAGATGAAGATCTACGAAGCGCGAACGGTCAGCTGGAATTCATCTTACGCGAAGCACTCAAAAAGGCGGGGCGACTGCCGGAGCGGGAAACTCCTCCTTCTAAAGATGAAAAGTAA